Proteins encoded together in one Bacteroides zoogleoformans window:
- the rpsF gene encoding 30S ribosomal protein S6 has product MNQYETVFILTPVLSDVQMKEAVEKFKGILTDEGAEIVNEENWGLKKLAYPIQKKSTGFYQLIEFKAEPTVIEKLEVNFRRDERVIRFLTFKQDKYAAEYAAKRRSVKSTKKED; this is encoded by the coding sequence ATGAATCAATACGAAACCGTTTTCATTTTAACTCCCGTTTTGTCTGATGTTCAGATGAAGGAAGCGGTAGAGAAATTCAAAGGCATCCTTACAGACGAAGGCGCCGAGATTGTAAATGAAGAAAACTGGGGACTGAAAAAGCTGGCATACCCCATCCAGAAGAAGTCAACCGGTTTCTATCAGCTGATTGAATTCAAGGCAGAACCTACTGTCATTGAGAAACTGGAAGTTAACTTCCGCCGTGACGAGCGCGTGATTCGTTTCTTGACTTTCAAGCAAGACAAATACGCCGCTGAATATGCTGCGAAAAGAAGAAGTGTTAAATCAACTAAAAAGGAGGATTAA
- the rprY gene encoding response regulator transcription factor RprY, producing the protein MDEKLHILLCEDDENLGMLLREYLQAKGYAAELYPDGEAGYKAFLKNKYDLCVFDVMMPKKDGFTLAQEVRASNAEIPIIFLTAKTLKEDILEGFKIGADDYITKPFSMEELTFRIEAILRRVRGKKNKESNIYKIGKFTFDTQKQILATPEKQTKLTTKESELLGLLCAHANEILQRDFALKTIWIDDNYFNARSMDVYITKLRKHLKEDESIEIINIHGKGYKLITPEVEG; encoded by the coding sequence ATGGACGAAAAACTGCACATTTTGCTGTGCGAAGATGACGAGAATCTTGGCATGCTTTTGAGAGAATATTTACAGGCGAAGGGTTATGCCGCCGAGTTATATCCGGACGGAGAAGCAGGATACAAAGCTTTCCTGAAGAACAAATACGACTTATGTGTATTCGATGTGATGATGCCGAAGAAAGACGGTTTCACGTTGGCACAAGAAGTCCGTGCCTCCAATGCCGAAATCCCCATCATCTTCCTCACGGCAAAGACATTGAAGGAAGATATTCTGGAAGGCTTTAAGATTGGTGCGGATGATTATATCACCAAACCTTTCAGCATGGAAGAACTGACATTCAGAATAGAAGCCATCCTGAGACGCGTTCGCGGAAAGAAGAACAAAGAGAGCAATATCTATAAGATTGGAAAATTCACGTTTGACACTCAGAAACAGATTCTGGCTACTCCTGAAAAACAGACCAAACTGACAACCAAAGAGTCGGAACTGCTCGGACTGCTTTGCGCGCATGCAAATGAAATTTTGCAACGCGACTTTGCACTGAAGACGATTTGGATTGACGACAACTATTTCAATGCACGCAGCATGGACGTATACATCACCAAACTGCGCAAACATTTGAAAGAAGACGAATCCATCGAAATCATCAACATTCACGGCAAAGGATATAAACTGATCACTCCGGAAGTTGAAGGCTGA
- a CDS encoding MarR family winged helix-turn-helix transcriptional regulator: MIEQFNFDIRLIFAILNGKVSAAINRKLSRNFRQDGLEITPEQWTVLLFLWEKDGVTQQELCNATFKDKPSMTRLIDNMERQHLVVRISDKKDRRTNLIHLTKDGKELEERARVIANQTLKEALQGIGVEDLRVSQEVLRKIFFNTKD; encoded by the coding sequence ATGATAGAGCAATTTAACTTCGACATCCGGCTTATTTTTGCCATTCTGAACGGCAAGGTGTCGGCAGCCATCAATCGTAAGCTGTCTCGCAACTTTCGGCAGGATGGTCTGGAAATCACTCCGGAACAATGGACCGTACTTCTCTTTTTGTGGGAAAAAGACGGGGTCACTCAGCAGGAGTTGTGCAATGCGACCTTTAAGGACAAACCCAGTATGACGCGTCTCATTGACAATATGGAGCGGCAGCATCTTGTTGTGCGTATATCGGATAAAAAAGACCGGCGTACTAATCTTATTCATTTGACCAAAGATGGCAAGGAACTTGAGGAGCGTGCTCGTGTCATTGCCAATCAGACCCTTAAAGAAGCTTTGCAAGGTATTGGAGTGGAGGATCTTAGAGTGAGTCAGGAAGTGCTGAGGAAAATTTTCTTCAATACCAAAGACTGA
- the rplI gene encoding 50S ribosomal protein L9, with the protein MEIILKEDIVNLGYKNDIVTVKSGYGRNYLIPTGKAVIASPAAKKMLAEELKQRAHKLEKIKKDAEELAAKLEGVSLKIATKVSSTGTIFGSVGNIQIAEELAKLGHNIDRKIIIIKETVKEIGNYKAVVKLHKEVSVEVPFEVVAEEA; encoded by the coding sequence ATGGAAATTATATTGAAAGAAGACATCGTAAACTTGGGTTATAAGAACGATATCGTAACCGTAAAATCCGGTTATGGTCGTAACTACCTCATCCCTACCGGCAAGGCTGTCATTGCTTCCCCGGCAGCAAAGAAAATGTTGGCGGAAGAGTTAAAGCAACGTGCCCACAAGTTGGAGAAAATCAAAAAGGATGCCGAAGAATTGGCCGCTAAGCTGGAAGGCGTTTCTTTGAAGATTGCTACCAAGGTAAGCTCCACAGGAACCATCTTTGGCTCTGTAGGCAATATTCAGATTGCTGAAGAGCTGGCTAAATTAGGTCACAACATTGATCGCAAGATCATCATTATCAAAGAGACCGTGAAAGAAATTGGCAACTATAAGGCTGTTGTCAAACTGCACAAGGAAGTTTCCGTAGAAGTTCCTTTCGAGGTGGTCGCTGAAGAGGCATAA
- a CDS encoding sensor histidine kinase, with protein MKKSTIWILGIVMGLSFLSLLYLQISYIEEMVKMRNGQFEESVKRALMAASKGVESAEVDRWLREDISEAEKKAWERSQSSGGVMRTQRFVMTAPDGSVRSSVELKTFSNEPSELPRAMISRKHGAKTIPQTSRSQIEMLKNRYLYQRALVDEVVLQMVYNASDKPIEERVNFKSLDQYLKSGLIDNGLGDLDYHFKVINREGREVYRCADYSDVGSESSYSQPLFLNDPPARMSIVKIHFPGKKDYIFDSVRFMIPSMIFTFVLLVTFIFTIYIVFRQKKLTEMKNDFINNMTHEFKTPISTISLAAQMLKDPAVGKSPTMFQHISGVINDETKRLRFQVEKVLQMSMFDRQKATLKMKELDANELITGVINTFTLKVERYNGKIESELNATDPVIFADEMHITNVIFNLMDNAVKYKRPDADLRLVVRTWNEPGKLMISIQDNGIGIKKENLKKIFEKFYRVHTGNLHDVKGFGLGLAYVKKIILDHKGTIRAESELNVGTKFIIALPSLKN; from the coding sequence ATGAAAAAGTCAACTATATGGATATTAGGTATCGTTATGGGGCTTTCTTTCCTCAGCTTGCTGTATCTGCAGATAAGCTATATCGAGGAAATGGTGAAGATGCGTAACGGACAATTTGAGGAATCAGTGAAGCGTGCATTGATGGCGGCTTCAAAAGGTGTGGAGTCCGCGGAGGTTGACCGTTGGTTAAGGGAAGATATCTCCGAGGCGGAAAAGAAAGCGTGGGAACGGTCACAAAGCAGTGGTGGAGTGATGCGTACCCAAAGGTTTGTAATGACGGCTCCGGATGGAAGTGTCCGTTCTTCGGTAGAATTGAAAACTTTCAGTAATGAGCCGTCTGAATTGCCGAGGGCAATGATTTCACGCAAACATGGGGCAAAAACAATTCCTCAGACTTCACGTTCACAGATAGAGATGCTTAAAAACCGTTATCTTTATCAACGTGCATTGGTGGATGAGGTGGTGTTGCAAATGGTATATAATGCGAGTGACAAACCGATTGAAGAGCGTGTTAATTTTAAAAGTCTGGACCAGTATCTTAAATCAGGTCTGATAGATAATGGGCTGGGTGATTTGGATTACCACTTCAAGGTAATAAATCGGGAAGGCAGGGAGGTTTATCGTTGTGCAGACTATAGTGATGTGGGGAGTGAAAGCTCTTATTCACAGCCATTGTTCCTTAATGACCCGCCTGCTCGTATGAGTATCGTTAAGATACATTTTCCGGGCAAGAAGGATTATATTTTCGATTCAGTCAGGTTTATGATACCGTCGATGATATTTACCTTTGTTCTGTTGGTGACATTTATCTTCACGATTTATATCGTGTTCCGCCAAAAGAAGCTGACGGAAATGAAGAATGATTTTATCAACAATATGACGCATGAGTTCAAAACGCCGATTTCGACGATTTCGTTGGCGGCGCAGATGTTGAAAGATCCGGCTGTGGGCAAGTCTCCGACTATGTTCCAGCATATATCGGGTGTCATCAATGATGAAACCAAGCGTTTGAGATTTCAGGTGGAAAAAGTGCTTCAGATGTCGATGTTCGATCGTCAAAAGGCTACTTTGAAAATGAAGGAACTGGATGCCAATGAACTGATAACGGGTGTTATCAATACATTTACGTTGAAAGTGGAGCGATACAATGGAAAGATTGAATCGGAACTCAATGCTACGGATCCTGTAATCTTTGCCGATGAGATGCATATCACCAATGTGATTTTCAATCTTATGGACAATGCAGTGAAGTATAAACGTCCGGATGCGGATCTCCGGTTAGTGGTGCGGACTTGGAATGAGCCGGGTAAACTGATGATTTCCATTCAAGACAACGGCATCGGCATCAAAAAAGAGAATCTGAAAAAGATATTCGAGAAGTTCTATCGCGTGCATACAGGTAATCTGCACGACGTGAAAGGTTTCGGGTTGGGATTGGCTTATGTGAAGAAGATTATTTTAGACCATAAGGGCACCATCCGGGCAGAAAGCGAACTGAACGTAGGAACCAAATTTATTATAGCATTACCTTCATTAAAAAATTAA
- the rpsR gene encoding 30S ribosomal protein S18, translating to MAQQVQSEIRYLTPPSVDVKKKKYCRFKKSGIKYIDYKDPEFLKKFLNEQGKILPRRITGTSLKFQRRVAQAVKRARHLALLPYVTDMMK from the coding sequence ATGGCACAACAAGTTCAATCAGAAATAAGATATTTAACTCCGCCCTCAGTAGACGTTAAGAAGAAGAAGTATTGCCGTTTCAAGAAAAGCGGTATCAAGTACATTGATTATAAAGACCCTGAATTCTTGAAGAAATTCTTGAATGAGCAAGGCAAGATTCTTCCACGCCGCATCACCGGTACTTCACTGAAGTTCCAGCGCCGTGTAGCTCAAGCTGTGAAAAGGGCACGCCACTTGGCATTGCTGCCTTATGTAACTGACATGATGAAATAA